One window of Cryobacterium arcticum genomic DNA carries:
- a CDS encoding flavin monoamine oxidase family protein, producing MERRTFLISSLTGLSLLALSGCVPPKPTPTGPPSPTATPAPSLVPQPAGMLRSSWSEDPFARGSYSFATVSSTPQQREDLAEPVLDRLFFAGEAVSADAPGTVQGARDAGQRAARLLQSAAESGERVAVIGAGAAGLAAARQLTDAGFSVVVIEARDRLGGRIDTVTDDAWPVPVELGPSFIVGADTSSLDEELTGLEISHAPFPLTPEARTAAGAVTEVSTVGADSVTAALTWAAAQAQDTSLAKALVATGSATLSQTDGDAGISDADWLDYQLATSTTLESGAPADEMSGWYTPTPQASAAADVRIVLGGYSALLKEDATDLDVIYSSVVTRVAYTDASVSLRLGTGESLTVDRAIVTVPLGVLQRDVIEFDPALPFAHRGAIAALGMGTVDKIWLRFDEPFWDTEAALWTTVGDDTLAFRVWVNMMPLTNEPVLVGFVSGDQALKLAKSGNTEFTDAALRSLEPFAALPTDSATPSPAV from the coding sequence ATGGAACGACGGACCTTTCTGATCAGCTCCCTCACCGGGCTGTCGCTGCTCGCGCTCAGCGGATGCGTGCCGCCCAAGCCCACTCCCACCGGCCCGCCCAGCCCCACCGCCACGCCCGCACCGTCCCTCGTGCCGCAGCCGGCGGGGATGCTCCGCAGCTCCTGGTCCGAGGACCCGTTCGCCCGCGGTTCCTACAGCTTCGCCACAGTGTCGTCCACTCCCCAGCAGCGGGAGGACCTCGCCGAACCCGTTCTCGACCGGCTCTTCTTCGCCGGAGAGGCGGTCTCCGCCGACGCGCCGGGCACGGTGCAGGGTGCCAGGGATGCCGGCCAGCGCGCCGCCCGGCTGCTGCAGTCCGCCGCCGAGTCGGGGGAGCGGGTGGCCGTGATCGGCGCCGGCGCGGCCGGCCTTGCTGCCGCCCGGCAGCTCACCGACGCCGGATTCTCGGTGGTGGTGATCGAGGCGCGCGACCGGCTCGGCGGCCGCATCGACACCGTGACCGACGACGCCTGGCCCGTGCCCGTGGAGCTCGGCCCGTCGTTCATCGTGGGCGCAGACACGAGTTCCCTCGACGAGGAACTCACCGGCCTGGAGATCTCGCACGCCCCCTTCCCGCTCACGCCGGAGGCACGCACCGCGGCCGGCGCCGTGACCGAGGTGTCGACCGTCGGCGCCGACAGCGTCACGGCCGCGCTCACCTGGGCCGCCGCCCAGGCTCAGGACACCTCCCTGGCCAAGGCCCTCGTCGCCACCGGCTCGGCCACCCTCTCCCAGACGGATGGCGATGCGGGAATCTCCGACGCCGACTGGCTGGACTACCAGCTCGCCACGTCCACCACCCTGGAGTCCGGCGCCCCCGCCGACGAGATGTCCGGCTGGTACACCCCCACCCCGCAGGCCTCCGCCGCCGCGGACGTGCGCATCGTGCTCGGCGGCTACAGCGCCCTGCTCAAGGAGGACGCCACCGACCTCGACGTCATCTACTCCAGCGTGGTGACCCGGGTGGCGTACACCGACGCATCCGTGAGCCTGCGCCTGGGCACGGGGGAGTCACTCACCGTGGACCGCGCCATCGTGACCGTGCCGCTGGGCGTGCTGCAGCGCGACGTGATCGAATTCGACCCGGCGCTGCCGTTCGCGCACCGCGGGGCGATCGCCGCGCTGGGCATGGGCACCGTGGACAAGATCTGGCTGCGCTTCGACGAACCCTTCTGGGACACCGAGGCGGCCCTGTGGACCACCGTCGGCGACGACACCCTCGCTTTCCGGGTGTGGGTGAACATGATGCCGCTCACGAACGAGCCGGTTCTGGTCGGTTTTGTCAGCGGGGACCAAGCGCTGAAGCTGGCGAAGTCCGGCAACACCGAATTCACCGACGCCGCGTTGCGCAGCCTCGAACCTTTTGCGGCACTCCCGACGGACAGTGCCACACCCAGCCCTGCGGTCTGA